From a region of the Vairimorpha necatrix chromosome 4, complete sequence genome:
- a CDS encoding transcription factor DP1 (TFDP1), which produces MKNLYSDIHSENKKDGMKYITNEVYNIIKSNDGVTYTHICENIQLPNKKTLHRRIYDVLNVMKAVQIVDKKNKKFYLTNNQDSINKKKEDLSKLQDMKNIFEYLVNKNRKDDGSDKLYLPFMIIKTKQDSNVHCDTNEERSFFTFKSSHEIELVEDLEILKELYFIDNSKSIGNNSKEFLDNIFF; this is translated from the coding sequence ATGAAGAACTTATATAGCGACATACACTCAGAAAACAAGAAAGATGGGATGAAATACATCACTAATGAAGTTTATAATATCATCAAAAGCAATGATGGTGTCACATATACACACATATGTGAAAACATCCAACTTCCTAATAAAAAGACGCTACATAGGCGAATTTACGACGTCTTAAATGTCATGAAAGCTGTTCAAATCGTCGAcaagaaaaataagaaattttatttgacaAACAATCAAGATTCaataaacaagaaaaaagaagatcTCAGTAAATTACaagatatgaaaaatatatttgaatatttagtaaataaaaatagaaaagaTGATGGGAGTGATAAGTTATATCTCCCatttatgataataaaGACTAAACAAGATAGCAACGTACACTGCGACACTAACGAAGAAagatctttttttacatttaaatcTTCACATGAGATAGAATTAGTGGAAGATTTGGAAATATTAAAggaattatattttattgacaATAGTAAATCGATAGGAAATAATAGTAAGGAATTTTTAGACaacatatttttctaa
- a CDS encoding leucine-tRNA ligase (LARS1), whose translation MSKKTCDLNKENIELNRENDKLNYLNKLEKNRIVKSEISEKQKFFVTFPYPYMNGKLHLGHLFSISKSDFESYYKELQGYNVLFPLGFHCTGMPIAALAKKLKDELNGQKTDISTKDIIQSLGFDNVEPFTDPIHWIKTFPKLCINSLKNFGANIDWRRSFITTDINKYYDSFIRWQFYKLKNLGYLSFGKRYSIFCPIDNQACLDHDRRKGENLKPIQQILYKFNINEKILLCRYKNEGKPIKLVIGENLRFISFKYKEKIFISEKIIFDNLKYQVSNIEYLEELNLKKNKDFAIFFNDLSINVEFVEKDLFVVKTELSENFRFAEDLKFLKDAENQSSNIENDIKNLSIEDKLIQTDKFVSVYIPEGEVISRSGGICVVSLLDQWYIDYSNENWKNKVKKCLKNMECESDTRSKLEEGVDWINKWAFSRSFGLGTRIPWDDQYLIDSLSDSTIYMAFYTVKNFLFEDLEGVEEIFPSKLLSNDVWDYIFMGKDLIPELSEYSELLSKCKKSFEYFYPVDLRVSGKDLIKNHLLFFMFNHVAIFDEKYWPRRIFTNGHLMLNSEKMSKSTGNFLTVDDALARYGKSATRMCLAVCGDTNEDANFIESNANSYVLKIFNFIKSIEDEFNNSDNSSKNVDIFLLETLSFNIKECIRAYDIMKYSDVVKYGFFEMSHLISLYKVLRGTNSSLIRQVHKSMTQLLYPIMPDFCRYLLDKYFDSDFNLPTIKLSTDKMISSIEYLKDLTKKINLSKIAKNKSKVKILVGDKYPEWKLEIMRYIDESGCPRDESIKKDKELINEILRDIKTILERYNINIKKGNIFLMDYIVYPEKYIKKFNEYEIIKEFKFYIEDISGKEVTVEEDGESEPFNPQLKFY comes from the coding sequence ATGAGTAAAAAGACTTGCGACTTgaacaaagaaaatattgaattAAACAGAGAGAACGACAAACTAAACTAcctaaataaattagaaaaaaatcgaATTGTAAAATCTGAAATTtcagaaaaacaaaaattttttgtcaCTTTTCCATATCCATACATGAATGGCAAATTACATCTTGGTCATCTTTTTTCTATCTCAAAATCTGATTTCGAGTCTTATTATAAAGAACTACAAGGATACAACGTTTTATTCCCACTAGGATTTCATTGTACAGGAATGCCTATAGCAGCACTTGCCAAAAAATTGAAAGACGAGCTTAATGGTCAAAAAACTGACATTTCTACAAAAGATATAATACAAAGTCTAGGATTTGATAATGTAGAACCATTTACAGATCCAATACATTGGATTAAAACATTCCCGAAATTGTGTAtcaattctttaaaaaattttggtGCCAATATTGACTGGAGAAGATCTTTTATTACAACtgatattaataaatattatgattcatttataagatggcaattttataaattaaaaaatttaggaTACCTTTCATTTGGTAAAAGATATTCTATCTTTTGTCCTATAGATAACCAGGCTTGTTTAGATCATGATAGAAGAAAAGGAGAAAATCTTAAACCAATAcaacaaattttatataaatttaatataaatgaaaaaattttattgtgtaGGTATAAAAACGAAGGGAAACCAATAAAATTAGTTATAGGAGAAAACCTAAGATTTataagttttaaatataaagagaaaatttttatttctgaaaaaataatttttgataatttaaaatatcaggTGTCTaatattgaatatttagaagaattgaatttaaaaaaaaacaaagattttgcaatattttttaatgatttgTCTATCAATGTCGAGTTCGTAGAAAAAGATCTTTTCGTTGTAAAAACAGAATTATCAGAAAACTTTAGGTTTGCcgaagatttaaaatttttaaaagatgcCGAAAACCAATCTTCgaatattgaaaatgatataaaaaatttgtcgATTGAGGATAAATTAATCCAGACTGATAAATTTGTAAGTGTTTATATCCCAGAAGGAGAAGTAATTAGTAGATCGGGTGGTATTTGTGTTGTTTCGTTGCTCGACCAGTGGTACATTGATTATTCAAACGAAAAttggaaaaataaagtaaaaaaatgtttaaaaaatatggaaTGCGAATCAGACACAAGATCTAAATTAGAAGAAGGCGTAGATTGGATAAACAAATGGGCATTTAGTAGAAGTTTTGGTCTAGGAACTAGAATTCCTTGGGATGATCAATATCTTATTGATAGTTTAAGCGATAGTACAATTTATATGGCTTTTTATACagtgaaaaattttttatttgaagaTTTAGAAGGAgtagaagaaatttttcCAAGTAAACTTTTGTCTAACGATGTATGggattatattttcatggGTAAAGATCTTATACCTGAATTATCAGAATATTCCGAGTTACTTagtaaatgtaaaaaaagttttgaatatttttacccAGTAGATTTACGAGTTAGTGGTAAagatttgataaaaaaccatttattgttttttatgtttaatcATGTTGCGATTTTTGATGAGAAATATTGGCCTAGGCGTATTTTCACTAATGGACATTTAATGTTAAATTCTGAGAAGATGTCTAAAAGCACAGGCAATTTTTTGACAGTCGACGATGCACTGGCGAGATATGGGAAAAGTGCGACACGAATGTGTTTGGCAGTTTGCGGAGATACAAATGAAGATGCCAATTTTATAGAATCTAATGCGAATTCTTAtgtcttaaaaatttttaattttattaaaagtatTGAAGATGAATTCAATAATTCAGATAATTCTAGTAAGAATGTcgatatctttttattagagACCTtgtcttttaatattaaggAATGTATTCGTGCTTATGATATTATGAAATATAGTGACGTGGTAAAATATGGATTTTTCGAGATGTCACATTTAATAAGTCTATATAAAGTACTAAGAGGCACTAATTCTTCACTTATTAGACAAGTACATAAATCTATGACTCAGTTACTGTACCCAATTATGCCTGATTTTTGTAGATATTTActtgataaatattttgattctGATTTTAATTTGCCTACTATAAAATTGAGCACTGATAAAATGATCAGTTCAATTGAATACCTAAAAGATCTCActaaaaagataaatctAAGTAAAATAGCAAAGAATAAGTCTAAAGTCAAGATTTTAGTAGGCGACAAGTACCCCGAGTGGAAATTAGAGATTATGAGATATATTGACGAATCAGGATGTCCCAGGGATGAAAGCATCAAAAAAGATAAGGAATTGATAAATGAGATACTAAGAGATATAAAGACTATTTTAGAGAggtataatataaatattaagaaaggaaatatatttttgatggATTATATTGTGTACcctgaaaaatatatcaaaaaattcaatgAGTACGAAATTATCAAAgagtttaaattttatattgaagATATTTCAGGCAAAGAAGTCACAGTCGAGGAAGATGGCGAAAGTGAGCCTTTTAATCCACAACttaagttttattaa
- a CDS encoding eukaryotic translation initiation factor 4G (Eif4g) gives MSEDTSSIVKKIIYKFTKPLLTFVKEEDLYELRTKSAPPLNIIEEKKDTKKYVLCKPDGTPISLEDLSDVSDDSSEELDTEKSQDENKKDEIKQDEIKKDEIKKDEIKQDETKQDENQDKQKLDVKQNEEQDKQKLDEKQNENQEQVKLDEKQNEDKMNKIKCHTCEGINVKREKLLNDLLESYKKPAPYVFVPSSIPQIKYSVSDIMSCKEITPFSLKLLVKNTVKVPVNYKDFKLNKETILEKANFELNKLTNTNIKKIINNLRSLDLQTIEQSKFIGNLIVFKAINEPQYCTQYAMVVGALKKDFKSKEEKHLFKSQTAFFGTVLTSSMKILEEKIETRNKKIH, from the exons ATGAGTGAAGATACATCCTCAATAGTAAAAAAgatcatttataaattcacCAAACCACTTCTAACATTTGTCAAGGAAGAAGATTTGTACGAGTTACGCACTAAAAGCGCGCCGCCCTTGAATATTATAGAAGAGAAAAAAGATACAAAGAAATATGTACTGTGTAAACCAGATGGGACACCAATATCACTAGAAGATCTAAGTGATGTATCAGATGACAGTTCAGAAGAATTAGATACAGAAAAAAGTCAAGATGAAAATAAGAAAGATGAAATTAAGCAAGATGAAATTAAGAAAGATGAAATTAAGAAAGATGAAATTAAGCAAGATGAAACTAAGCAAGATGAAAATCAAGACAAACAAAAACTTGATGTTAAACAAAATGAAGAACAAGACAAACAAAAACTTGatgaaaaacaaaatgaaAATCAAGAACAAGTAAAACTTGatgaaaaacaaaatgaagataaaatgaataaaataaaatgccACACTTGTGAAGGCATAAATGTCAAGAGAGAAAAACTCCTCAATGATCTACTAGAAAGCTACAAGAAACCCGCCCCTTATGTCTTCGTCCCTTCCTCAATCCCCCAGATAAAATACAGTGTCTCTGACATCATGTCATGTAAAGAAATCACCCCCTTCTCCTTAAAATTActagtaaaaaatacagtAAAAGTCCCTGTAAATTACAAGGACTTCAAACTGAACAAAGAGACAATCTTAGAAAAAGCCAATTTCGAGCTGAATAAATTGACAAAtactaatataaaaaagataataaataatctaAGAAGTCTAGATCTCCAGACTATAGAACaatctaaatttatagGAAATCTCATAGTATTTAAGGCTATAAATGAGCCCCAGTATTGTACACAATACGCTATGGTAGTAGGAGCACTAAAAAAAGACTTCAAAtctaaagaagaaaaacaCCTCTTTAAATCTCAGACTGCTTTTTTCGGGACAGTCTTAACTTCAAGCATGAAAATCTTAGAGGAAAAAATCGA AAcaagaaacaaaaagatacactaa
- a CDS encoding DPH3-like protein: protein MTQFFPTYKDYFDKLQDFQNLDFYDEVDIKDFSYDPKTQRLTYPCPCGDLFEIYKEDLLNHEDVARCPSCSLIVKIVYEEEDLFNL from the coding sequence ATGACCCAATTCTTTCCCACTTACAAAGACTACTTTGATAAACTACAGGACTTCCAGAATCTTGATTTCTATGACGAAGTcgatataaaagatttctCTTATGACCCCAAGACACAGAGACTGACTTATCCTTGTCCATGTGGGGATCTCTTTGAAATTTACAAAGAAGATCTACTCAATCATGAAGATGTAGCAAGATGCCCTAGTTGCTCACTTATAGTGAAGATAGTGTATGAGGAGGAAGATCTATTCAACTTATag
- a CDS encoding polar tube protein 2 (PTP2) has protein sequence MRKISHVPTACLLVVLNIFTIRANNAANRGQPIVLYTNANGQGAPVVDKPVLVPYNPVCETKFVNGKRVIANTTNPQECAKKAQDKAQLKRQEALNAAVQAIKVVESAPSKPEECIRTVSNASQECLKSKITKNSHVLPKYVVASNSNKVDIFDKGKKVFTGVRIQSHYTKKPIKPKPSKFVKEYNNVVVFNELGDVIATKTPKEKKKGGCICPMPGSNIVPPTSEKLISECIKQDCSPNGIITSILNNATVEPAGNENDPNKPTRDSKDKAADDKK, from the coding sequence ATGAGAAAAATTTCACATGTACCAACAGCATGTTTACTTGTAGTtctgaatatttttactattaGAGCTAATAATGCTGCTAATAGAGGGCAGCCCATAGTGCTTTACACTAATGCTAATGGGCAAGGAGCTCCAGTAGTCGATAAACCAGTTCTCGTTCCCTATAATCCAGTATGTGAGACCAAGTTTGTTAATGGTAAGAGAGTTATTGCTAATACAACCAATCCTCAGGAGTGTGCTAAGAAAGCACAAGACAAAGCACAATTAAAGAGACAAGAAGCTCTTAATGCAGCAGTACAGGCCATAAAAGTAGTTGAATCAGCGCCTAGTAAACCAGAAGAATGTATAAGAACAGTTAGTAATGCATCACAAGAATGTCTTAAGAGCAAGATTACCAAGAATAGCCACGTGCTTCCCAAGTATGTGGTAGCCAGTAATTCCAATAAAgttgatatatttgacaaAGGCAAGAAGGTATTCACTGGTGTCAGGATTCAGTCTCACTACACTAAGAAACCTATCAAGCCCAAGCCATCTAAGTTTGTTAAGGAGTATAACAATGTGGTTGTATTCAACGAGTTGGGTGACGTCATCGCCACCAAGACGCCAaaagagaagaaaaaaGGAGGATGCATTTGTCCCATGCCTGGTTCCAATATTGTACCACCTACAAGTGAGAAGCTTATTAGTGAATGTATCAAACAAGATTGTTCTCCAAATGGTATTATTACTAGTATTCTTAATAATGCGACAGTTGAGCCAGCAGGCAATGAAAATGACCCGAACAAGCCAACCCGCGATTCAAAAGACAAAGCAGcagatgataaaaaataa
- a CDS encoding eukaryotic translation initiation factor 4G (Eif4g) → MSEDTSSIVKKIIYKFTKPLLTFVKEEDLYELRTKSAPPLNIIEEKKDTKKYVLCKPDGTPISLEDLSDVSDDSSEELDTEKSQDENKKDEIKQDEIKKDEIKKDEIKQDETKQDENQDKQKLDVKQNEEQDKQKLDEKQNENQEQVKLDEKQNEDKMNKIKCHTCEGINVKREKLLNDLLESYKKPAPYVFVPSSIPQIKYSVSDIMSCKEITPFSLKLLVKNTVKVPVNYKDFKLNKETILEKANFELNKLTNTNIKKIINNLRSLDLQTIEQSKFIGNLIVFKAINEPQYCTQYAMVVGALKKDFKSKEEKHLFKSQTAFFGTVLTSSMKILEEKIEWSDKIILDRKSYKNSFEYERAFEEQETKRYTKKKKTMGVVDFLCNLYNLDIITLKHIKTRLDELLKIDNEEVIEVLGKFIDKIGEKMTLNEKSDYANMICTYLDKNKDKYVNRVKFYIMDVLDRKSKWKKPVNKTGNTFALLEVEEDMNNENRQEYESGRKNIDYVASKNIDYVASKDIENDDHIPEEDIVRNIGIIYEDLNEINDEEDEILILDSFALGSQNYGKNNFFTIYLLECIVSNKKTKKLTDFFIKYFPDFSLSKGEVFDILEKHKNNLNEIRIDSPLAPKNYKGIIELFKKNEILDGEAYDKLSIN, encoded by the coding sequence ATGAGTGAAGATACATCCTCAATAGTAAAAAAgatcatttataaattcacCAAACCACTTCTAACATTTGTCAAGGAAGAAGATTTGTACGAGTTACGCACTAAAAGCGCGCCGCCCTTGAATATTATAGAAGAGAAAAAAGATACAAAGAAATATGTACTGTGTAAACCAGATGGGACACCAATATCACTAGAAGATCTAAGTGATGTATCAGATGACAGTTCAGAAGAATTAGATACAGAAAAAAGTCAAGATGAAAATAAGAAAGATGAAATTAAGCAAGATGAAATTAAGAAAGATGAAATTAAGAAAGATGAAATTAAGCAAGATGAAACTAAGCAAGATGAAAATCAAGACAAACAAAAACTTGATGTTAAACAAAATGAAGAACAAGACAAACAAAAACTTGatgaaaaacaaaatgaaAATCAAGAACAAGTAAAACTTGatgaaaaacaaaatgaagataaaatgaataaaataaaatgccACACTTGTGAAGGCATAAATGTCAAGAGAGAAAAACTCCTCAATGATCTACTAGAAAGCTACAAGAAACCCGCCCCTTATGTCTTCGTCCCTTCCTCAATCCCCCAGATAAAATACAGTGTCTCTGACATCATGTCATGTAAAGAAATCACCCCCTTCTCCTTAAAATTActagtaaaaaatacagtAAAAGTCCCTGTAAATTACAAGGACTTCAAACTGAACAAAGAGACAATCTTAGAAAAAGCCAATTTCGAGCTGAATAAATTGACAAAtactaatataaaaaagataataaataatctaAGAAGTCTAGATCTCCAGACTATAGAACaatctaaatttatagGAAATCTCATAGTATTTAAGGCTATAAATGAGCCCCAGTATTGTACACAATACGCTATGGTAGTAGGAGCACTAAAAAAAGACTTCAAAtctaaagaagaaaaacaCCTCTTTAAATCTCAGACTGCTTTTTTCGGGACAGTCTTAACTTCAAGCATGAAAATCTTAGAGGAAAAAATCGAGTGGTCAGATAAAATCATCTTAGACAGaaaatcatataaaaactCATTTGAATATGAAAGAGCTTTCGAAGAAcaagaaacaaaaagatacactaaaaagaagaagactATGGGTGTAGTAGATTTCTTATGTAATTTGTATAACTTGGATATTATAACTCtgaaacatataaaaacaagacTAGATgaattattgaaaattgATAATGAGGAAGTTATAGAAGTATTAGGGAAATTCATAGATAAAATAGGGGAGAAAATGACACTAAATGAGAAGAGTGATTATGCTAATATGATATGTACATATTTAGATAAgaataaagataaatatgTGAATAGAGTCAAGTTCTATATCATGGATGTTTTAGATAGAAAAAGTAAATGGAAGAAACCAGTCAATAAAACAGGGAACACTTTCGCACTTCTAGAAGTAGAAGAAGACATGAATAATGAGAACAGGCAAGAATATGAAAGTGGCAGAAAGAACATTGATTATGTTGCTAGTAAGAACATTGATTATGTTGCTAGTAAGGATATTGAAAATGATGATCATATTCCAGAGGAAGATATCGTAAGGAATATAGGAATAATCTACGAAGATctaaatgaaataaatgaCGAAGAAGATGAAATCTTAATCCTTGACTCATTCGCCCTGGGATCCCAGAATTATGGGAAAAATAACTTCTTTACAATTTATCTCTTGGAATGTATCGTCAGTAACAAGAAAACTAAAAAACTGACagatttctttataaaatatttcccGGATTTCTCATTGTCAAAGGGAGAAGTCtttgatattttggaaaaacataaaaataatctgaATGAAATACGAATAGACTCACCACTGGCCCCTAAGAATTATAAAGGAATAATCGAACTATTTAAGAAGAATGAGATACTTGATGGAGAAGCATACGATAAATTAtctattaattaa
- a CDS encoding NAP family protein: MVDLNNNNMNNDNNNESKNILEDIQHELEIKDRLHQKKEFDLALEGYNNIKSLLSRRDDLLLSTNSFSSFWSRAFDKFDVSLKILPRKDKKLDLSWLKSFKVEFRDNYKSVVRMELFPNEYVKNEILEKELGVYENEVERSKVEWKGEERSLIFQFFDSDESEFEMFDFLYEIYKNGIFYYLLEDE, encoded by the coding sequence ATGGTTGatcttaataataataatatgaataatgataataataatgaaaGTAAGAATATTCTGGAAGATATTCAACAtgaattagaaattaaagaTAGACTACATCAGAAGAAGGAGTTTGATCTCGCTCTAGAAGGttacaataatattaaatccCTTTTATCCCGTAGAGATGATCTCTTACTCTCAACTAATTCTTTCTCTTCTTTCTGGTCTCGGGCCtttgataaatttgacGTCTCCTTGAAGATCCTTCCCCGGAAGGATAAGAAATTAGATCTCTCCTGGCTCAAGTCTTTTAAAGTGGAGTTTAGAGATAATTATAAGTCTGTAGTCAGGATGGAGTTATTCCCCAATGAATATGTTAAGAATGAGATATTAGAGAAAGAATTAGGAGTGTATGAAAATGAAGTAGAAAGAAGTAAAGTGGAGTGGAAAGGAGAAGAAAGAAGTTTAATATTCCAGTTTTTTGATAGTGACGAGAGCGAATTTGAAatgtttgattttttatatgaaatttACAAGAATGGgatcttttattatttactAGAAGATGAGTAA
- a CDS encoding putative SP-containing protein: MILFFQFAFSDSVFRFSSFYDPNIKLVHNKKNEFSSSFVHAHDDPRFYFKMQEGDPGLMRILPLKEEYKVKMTPEGGFRIYKKGECLTLVDNTKMVMEKCDQGGSQVFMIMSSDNKTIIKPISNITYTYEETF, translated from the coding sequence ATGATCCTCTTCTTCCAGTTCGCTTTCTCTGACAGTGTCTTCCGTTTTAGTTCATTTTATGACCCGAATATCAAATTAGTCCACAATAAGAAGAATGAGTTCTCTTCTTCATTCGTCCATGCCCACGATGACCCAAGATTCTACTTCAAGATGCAGGAAGGGGACCCTGGGCTTATGAGGATATTACCCCTTAAAGAGGAGTATAAAGTCAAGATGACGCCAGAAGGAGGATTCaggatttataaaaaggGAGAGTGTCTTACACTAGTGGACAATACGAAGATGGTCATGGAGAAATGTGACCAAGGAGGGAGTCAAGTGTTTATGATTATGAGTAGTGATAATAAGACGATAATCAAACCAATAAGCAACATAACCTACACATATGAGGAGACATTTTAA
- a CDS encoding zinc finger C3H domain-containing protein yields the protein MVELEDCYFFLYSECKLKERCRFRHNQLSKDNLILCKNWSKNKKCRMDCPLRHSLYHVVKQRSDTMCYWEDKGGCTKYRCEFKHIDPNKDLWKDPKVKLLTEIIENKTRHKISNNNISKDNNINDSAIIDDNNKDNNINDSAIIDDNNKDSGIIDNSNKDNNTTNTITANNTTNTITANNIINDNNNCVTLSDAQIIVNKSVSNLESTQEEINEFNQTKNKPIETSPFVEAEEETDKDISTLNNEEIDRPNKTHLEKNINNPEKQENLKRTLENDEAVKKLKTEKNLPEDKILNMDLNIDIEGLDEEIEELEKLLNNN from the coding sequence ATGGTTGAACTAGAAGactgttatttttttttatattcagaATGTAAGTTAAAAGAAAGATGTAGATTTAGACATAATCAACTTTCTAAAGACAATTTAATACTTTGTAAAAACTggtctaaaaataaaaaatgtagaaTGGATTGTCCATTGAGACATTCTTTGTATCATGTTGTGAAACAGAGATCCGACACGATGTGTTACTGGGAAGACAAGGGCGGGTGTACCAAATATAGATGTGAGTTTAAGCATATAGACCCCAATAAAGACTTATGGAAAGATCCCAAAGTTAAATTACTTACagaaattatagaaaataaaacaagGCACAAGATTAGtaacaataatattagCAAAgacaataatataaatgacAGTGCTATTATTGAtgataataataaagacaataatataaatgacAGTGCTATTATTGAtgataataataaagacAGCGGTATTATTGATAATAGTAATAAAGACAATAATACAACTAATACTATAACAGCTAATAATACAACTAATACTATAACAgctaataatataattaatgataataataattgcGTCACTCTTTCAGATGCACAAATAATTGTAAACAAGAGTGTATCAAATTTAGAAAGCACACAAGAAGAAATCAATGAATTTAAccaaacaaaaaacaaaccAATAGAAACTTCTCCATTTGTTGAAGCAGAAGAGGAAACAGACAAAGATATCTCGACTTTGAACAATGAGGAAATTGATAGGCCCAATAAAACACATCTtgagaaaaatataaacaatccTGAGaaacaagaaaatttaaaaagaacaCTTGAAAATGACGAGGCAGtcaagaaattaaaaacggaaaaaaatttgcccgaagataaaattttgaacaTGGACTTAAACATTGACATAGAAGGCTTAGACGAAGAAATAGAAGAACttgaaaaattactaaataataattag